A genomic region of Capra hircus breed San Clemente chromosome 19, ASM170441v1, whole genome shotgun sequence contains the following coding sequences:
- the MINK1 gene encoding misshapen-like kinase 1 isoform X10 — MGDPAPARSLDDIDLSALRDPAGIFELVEVVGNGTYGQVYKGRHVKTGQLAAIKVMDVTEDEEEEIKQEINMLKKYSHHRNIATYYGAFIKKSPPGNDDQLWLVMEFCGAGSVTDLVKNTKGNALKEDCIAYICREILRGLAHLHAHKVIHRDIKGQNVLLTENAEVKLVDFGVSAQLDRTVGRRNTFIGTPYWMAPEVIACDENPDATYDYRSDIWSLGITAIEMAEGAPPLCDMHPMRALFLIPRNPPPRLKSKKWSKKFIDFIDTCLIKAYLSRPPTEQLLKFPFIRDQPTERQVRIQLKDHIDRSRKKRGEKEETEYEYSGSEEEDDSHGEEGEPSSIMNVPGESTLRREFLRLQQENKSNSEALKQQQQQLQQQQQRDPEAHIKHLLHQRQRRIEEQKEERRRVEEQQRREREQRKLQEKEQQRRLEDMQALRREEERRQAEREQEYIRHRLEEEQRQLEILQQQLLQEQALLLEYKRKQLEEQRQSERLQRQLQQEHAYLKSLQQQQQQQQLQKQQQILPGDRKPLYHYGRGVNPADKPAWAREVEERTRMNKQQNSPLAKSKPGSAGPEPPVPQASPGPPGPLSQTPPMQRPVEPQEGPHKSLVAHRVPLKPYAAPVPRSQSLQDQPTRNLAAFPASHDPDPAVPAPTATPSARGAVIRQNSDPTSEGPGPSPNPPAWVRPDNEAPPKVPQRTSSIATALNTSGAGGSRPAQAVRASNPDLRRSDPGWERSDSVLPASHGHLPQAGSLERNRVGASSKLDNSPVLSPGNKAKPDDHRSRPGRPADFVLLKERTLDEAPRPPKKAMDYSSSSEEVESSEDEEEESNGEPSEGSRDAPGARDGDTDSVSTMVVHDVEEIAGPQTPYGGGTMVVQRTPEEERSLLHADSNGYTNLPDVVQPSHSPTESSKGQSPPLKDGGSDYQSRGLVKAPGKSSFTMFVDLGIYQPGGSGDTIPITALVGGEGSRLDQLQYDVRKGSVVNVNPTNTRAHSETPEIRKYKKRFNSEILCAALWGVNLLVGTENGLMLLDRSGQGKVYGLIGRRRFQQMDVLEGLNLLITISGKRNKLRVYYLSWLRNKILHNDPEVEKKQGWTTVGDMEGCGHYRVVKYERIKFLVIALKNSVEVYAWAPKPYHKFMAFKSFADLPHRPLLVDLTVEEGQRLKVIYGSSAGFHAVDVDSGNSYDIYIPVHIQSQITPHAIIFLPNTDGMEMLLCYEDEGVYVNTYGRIIKDVVLQWGEMPTSVAYICSNQIMGWGEKAIEIRSVETGHLDGVFMHKRAQRLKFLCERNDKVFFASVRSGGSSQVYFMTLNRNCIMNW; from the exons gACCCTGCAGGCATCTTCGAGCTGGTAGAGGTGGTTGGCAATGGCACCTACGGACAGGTGTACAAG GGTCGGCATGTCAAGACTGGGCAGCTGGCTGCCATCAAAGTCATGGACGTCACGGAG GATGAGGAGGAAGAGATCAAACAGGAGATCAACATGTTGAAAAAATACTCTCACCACCGCAACATCGCCACCTACTACGGGGCCTTCATCAAGAAGAGCCCCCCAGGGAACGACGACCAGCTCTGG CTGGTGATGGAGTTCTGTGGTGCTGGTTCTGTAACGGACTTGGTGAAGAACACAAAAGGGAATGCCCTGAAGGAGGACTGTATAGCCTACATCTGCAGGGAGATTCTCCGG ggTCTGGCCCATCTCCACGCCCACAAGGTGATCCACCGAGACATCAAAGGGCAGAACGTGCTGCTGACGGAGAATGCCGAGGTCAAGCTAG TGGATTTCGGGGTGAGTGCACAGCTGGACCGCACCGTGGGCAGGCGGAACACGTTCATCGGGACCCCCTACTGGATGGCCCCCGAGGTCATCGCCTGTGATGAGAACCCTGATGCCACCTACGATTACAGG AGTGACATTTGGTCTCTAGGAATCACAGCCATCGAGATGGCAGAGGGAGCCCCCC ctctgtgtgacatGCACCCCATGCGAGCCCTCTTCCTTATCCCCCGGAACCCACCACCCAGGCTCAAGTCCAAGAAATG GTCTAAGAAGTTCATTGACTTCATTGACACGTGTCTCATCAAGGCTTACCTGAGCCGCCCACCCACTGAGCAGCTGCTCAAGTTCCCTTTCATCCGTGACCAGCCCACCGAGCGGCAGGTACGCATCCAGCTCAAGGACCACATTGACAGATCCCGGAAGAAGCGAGGCGAGAAAG AGGAGACGGAATATGAATACAGTGGCAGCGAAGAGGAGGATGACAGCCACGGAGAGGAAGGGGAGCCAAG CTCCATCATGAACGTGCCGGGGGAGTCGACCCTCCGCCGGGAATTCCTCCGGCTCCAGCAGGAGAACAAGAGCAACTCAGAGGCtttaaagcagcagcagcagcagctgcagcagcagcaacaacgaGACCCGGAGGCACACATCAAACACCTCCTGCACCAGCGCCAGCGGCGCATCGAGGAGCAGAAGGAGGAGCGGCGGCGGGTTGAggag CAACAGCGGCGGGAGCGGGAGCAGCGGAAGCTGCAGGAGAAGGAGCAGCAGCGGCGGCTGGAGGACATGCAGGCTCTGCGGCGGGAGGAGGAGCGGCGGCAGGCGGAGCGCGAGCAG gaGTATATCCGTCACAGGCTAGAGGAGGAGCAGCGACAGCTCGAGATCCTTCAGCAACAGCTGCTCCAGGAACAGGCCCTGCTGCTG GAATACAAGCGGAAGCAGCTGGAGGAGCAACGGCAGTCCGAGCGCCTGCAGAGGCAGCTGCAGCAGGAGCATGCCTACCTCAAGtccctgcagcagcagcagcagcagcagcagcttcagaaACAGCAGCAGATCCTGCCCGGGGACCGGAAGCCCCTGTATCACTATGGTCGGGGCGTCAACCCTGCCGACAAGCCAGCCTGGGCCCGAGAG GTGGAAGAGAGAACAAGGATGAACAAACAGCAGAACTCTCCCTTGGCCAAGAGCAAGCCAGGCAGCGCAGGGCCTGAGCCCCCCGTCCCCCAGGCCTCCCCCGGGCCCCCAGGACCCCTTTCCCAAACTCCTCCTATGCAGAGGCCGGTAGAGCCCCAGGAGGGACCGCACAAG AGCCTGGTGGCACACCGGGTCCCACTGAAGCCATATGCAGCGCCTGTACCCCGCTCCCAGTCCCTGCAGGACCAACCCACCCGAAACCTGGCTGCCTTCCCCGCCTCCCACGACCCCGACCCCGCTGTGCCCGCACCCACCGCCACGCCGAGTGCCCGAGGAGCTGTCATCCGGCAGAACTCAGACCCCACTTCCGAAGGGCCTGGCCCCAGCCCGAACCCCCCAGCCTGGGTCCGGCCTGATAATGAGGCCCCTCCAAAG gTGCCTCAGAGGACCTCATCAATCGCCACTGCCCTTAACACCAGTGGGGCCGGAGGGTCCCGGCCAGCGCAGGCGGTCCGTGCTAG TAACCCCGACCTCAGGAGGAGCGACCCCGGCTGGGAGCGCTCAGACAGCGTCCTCCCGGCCTCTCACGGGCACCTCCCACAAGCCGGCTCGCTGGAGCGGAACCGGGTGGGAG CCTCCTCCAAACTGGACAACTCCCCTGTGCTCTCTCCTGGAAACAAAGCCAAGCCCGATGACCACCGCTCGCGGCCAGGCCGGCCCGCA GATTTCGTCCTACTGAAAGAGCGGACCCTGGACGAGGCCCCCCGGCCTCCCAAGAAGGCCATGGACTACTCGTCGTCCAGCGAGGAGGTGGAGAGCAGCGAGGATGAGGAAGAGGAGAGCAATGGCGAGCCGTCAGAGGGGAGCAGAGACGCCCCTGGGGCCCG CGATGGAGACACAGACAGCGTCAGCACCATGGTGGTCCACGACGTGGAGGAGATAGCCGGGCCCCAGACCCCCTATGGGGGTGGCACCATGGTGGTCCAGCGA ACCCCCGAGGAGGAGCGCAGCCTGCTGCACGCCGACAGCAATGGCTACACAAACCTGCCAGACGTGGTGCAGCCCAGCCACTCGCCCACTGAGAGCAGCAAAGGTCAAAGCCCCCCCTTGAAGGATGGAGGCAGTGAC TACCAGTCTCGTGGGCTGGTAAAAGCCCCCGGCAAGAGCTCGTTTACGATGTTTGTGGACCTGGGGATCTACCAGCCCGGAGGCAGTGGGGACACCATTCCCATTACAG CCCTGGTGGGTGGAGAGGGCAGTCGGCTCGATCAGCTACAGTACGACGTGAGGAAAGGCTCTGTGGTCAACGTGAACCCCACCAACACCCGGGCCCACAGCGAAACCCCCGAGATTCGGAAGTACAAGAAGCGGTTCAATTCCGAGATCCTCTGTGCGGCCCTTTGGG GGGTCAACCTGCTGGTGGGCACGGAGAACGGGCTGATGCTGCTGGACCGCAGCGGGCAGGGCAAGGTGTATGGACTCATCGGGCGGCGGCGCTTCCAGCAGATGGACGTGCTGGAGGGACTCAACTTGCTCATCACCATCTCAG GGAAAAGGAACAAACTGCGGGTGTATTACCTGTCCTGGCTCCGGAACAAGATTCTGCACAATGATCCGGAAGTGGAGAAGAAGCAAGGCTGGACCACTGTGGGGGACATGGAGGGCTGCGGGCACTACCGCGTGG TGAAATACGAACGCATCAAGTTCCTGGTCATCGCCCTGAAGAACTCTGTGGAGGTGTATGCCTGGGCCCCCAAACCTTACCACAAATTCATGGCTTTCAAG TCCTTTGCTGACCTCCCGCACCGCCCTCTACTGGTGGACCTGACCGTAGAGGAGGGCCAGCGGCTCAAGGTCATCTATGGCTCCAGCGCCGGCTTCCACGCTGTGGATGTGGACTCGGGGAACAGCTATGACATCTACATCCCTGTGCAT aTCCAGAGCCAGATCACGCCCCACGCCATCATCTTCCTCCCCAACACGGACGGCATGGAGATGCTGCTGTGCTACGAGGATGAGGGTGTCTATGTCAACACGTACGGCCGGATCATCAAGGACGTGGTGCTGCAGTGGGGAGAGATGCCCACCTCTGTGG CCTACATCTGCTCCAACCAGATCATGGGCTGGGGAGAGAAAGCCATTGAGATCCGCTCTGTGGAGACAGGCCACCTGGATGGGGTCTTCATGCACAAACGAGCCCAGAGGCTCAAGTTCCTGTGTGAGCGGAATGACAAG gtatTTTTCGCCTCGGTCCGCTCCGGGGGCAGCAGCCAAGTTTACTTCATGACCTTGAACCGTAACTGCATCATGAACTGGTGA
- the MINK1 gene encoding misshapen-like kinase 1 isoform X16 translates to MGDPAPARSLDDIDLSALRDPAGIFELVEVVGNGTYGQVYKGRHVKTGQLAAIKVMDVTEDEEEEIKQEINMLKKYSHHRNIATYYGAFIKKSPPGNDDQLWLVMEFCGAGSVTDLVKNTKGNALKEDCIAYICREILRGLAHLHAHKVIHRDIKGQNVLLTENAEVKLVDFGVSAQLDRTVGRRNTFIGTPYWMAPEVIACDENPDATYDYRSDIWSLGITAIEMAEGAPPLCDMHPMRALFLIPRNPPPRLKSKKWSKKFIDFIDTCLIKAYLSRPPTEQLLKFPFIRDQPTERQVRIQLKDHIDRSRKKRGEKEETEYEYSGSEEEDDSHGEEGEPSSIMNVPGESTLRREFLRLQQENKSNSEALKQQQQQLQQQQQRDPEAHIKHLLHQRQRRIEEQKEERRRVEEQQRREREQRKLQEKEQQRRLEDMQALRREEERRQAEREQEYIRHRLEEEQRQLEILQQQLLQEQALLLEYKRKQLEEQRQSERLQRQLQQEHAYLKSLQQQQQQQQLQKQQQILPGDRKPLYHYGRGVNPADKPAWAREVEERTRMNKQQNSPLAKSKPGSAGPEPPVPQASPGPPGPLSQTPPMQRPVEPQEGPHKSLVAHRVPLKPYAAPVPRSQSLQDQPTRNLAAFPASHDPDPAVPAPTATPSARGAVIRQNSDPTSEGPGPSPNPPAWVRPDNEAPPKVPQRTSSIATALNTSGAGGSRPAQAVRARPRSNSAWQIYLQRRAERGSPKPPGPPAPPPGPPNACSNPDLRRSDPGWERSDSVLPASHGHLPQAGSLERNRVGASSKLDNSPVLSPGNKAKPDDHRSRPGRPASYKRAIGEDFVLLKERTLDEAPRPPKKAMDYSSSSEEVESSEDEEEESNGEPSEGSRDAPGARSDGDTDSVSTMVVHDVEEIAGPQTPYGGGTMVVQRTPEEERSLLHADSNGYTNLPDVVQPSHSPTESSKGQSPPLKDGGSDYQSRGLVKAPGKSSFTMFVDLGIYQPGGSGDTIPITALVGGEGSRLDQLQYDVRKGSVVNVNPTNTRAHSETPEIRKYKKRFNSEILCAALWGLLLQGSTCWWARRTG, encoded by the exons gACCCTGCAGGCATCTTCGAGCTGGTAGAGGTGGTTGGCAATGGCACCTACGGACAGGTGTACAAG GGTCGGCATGTCAAGACTGGGCAGCTGGCTGCCATCAAAGTCATGGACGTCACGGAG GATGAGGAGGAAGAGATCAAACAGGAGATCAACATGTTGAAAAAATACTCTCACCACCGCAACATCGCCACCTACTACGGGGCCTTCATCAAGAAGAGCCCCCCAGGGAACGACGACCAGCTCTGG CTGGTGATGGAGTTCTGTGGTGCTGGTTCTGTAACGGACTTGGTGAAGAACACAAAAGGGAATGCCCTGAAGGAGGACTGTATAGCCTACATCTGCAGGGAGATTCTCCGG ggTCTGGCCCATCTCCACGCCCACAAGGTGATCCACCGAGACATCAAAGGGCAGAACGTGCTGCTGACGGAGAATGCCGAGGTCAAGCTAG TGGATTTCGGGGTGAGTGCACAGCTGGACCGCACCGTGGGCAGGCGGAACACGTTCATCGGGACCCCCTACTGGATGGCCCCCGAGGTCATCGCCTGTGATGAGAACCCTGATGCCACCTACGATTACAGG AGTGACATTTGGTCTCTAGGAATCACAGCCATCGAGATGGCAGAGGGAGCCCCCC ctctgtgtgacatGCACCCCATGCGAGCCCTCTTCCTTATCCCCCGGAACCCACCACCCAGGCTCAAGTCCAAGAAATG GTCTAAGAAGTTCATTGACTTCATTGACACGTGTCTCATCAAGGCTTACCTGAGCCGCCCACCCACTGAGCAGCTGCTCAAGTTCCCTTTCATCCGTGACCAGCCCACCGAGCGGCAGGTACGCATCCAGCTCAAGGACCACATTGACAGATCCCGGAAGAAGCGAGGCGAGAAAG AGGAGACGGAATATGAATACAGTGGCAGCGAAGAGGAGGATGACAGCCACGGAGAGGAAGGGGAGCCAAG CTCCATCATGAACGTGCCGGGGGAGTCGACCCTCCGCCGGGAATTCCTCCGGCTCCAGCAGGAGAACAAGAGCAACTCAGAGGCtttaaagcagcagcagcagcagctgcagcagcagcaacaacgaGACCCGGAGGCACACATCAAACACCTCCTGCACCAGCGCCAGCGGCGCATCGAGGAGCAGAAGGAGGAGCGGCGGCGGGTTGAggag CAACAGCGGCGGGAGCGGGAGCAGCGGAAGCTGCAGGAGAAGGAGCAGCAGCGGCGGCTGGAGGACATGCAGGCTCTGCGGCGGGAGGAGGAGCGGCGGCAGGCGGAGCGCGAGCAG gaGTATATCCGTCACAGGCTAGAGGAGGAGCAGCGACAGCTCGAGATCCTTCAGCAACAGCTGCTCCAGGAACAGGCCCTGCTGCTG GAATACAAGCGGAAGCAGCTGGAGGAGCAACGGCAGTCCGAGCGCCTGCAGAGGCAGCTGCAGCAGGAGCATGCCTACCTCAAGtccctgcagcagcagcagcagcagcagcagcttcagaaACAGCAGCAGATCCTGCCCGGGGACCGGAAGCCCCTGTATCACTATGGTCGGGGCGTCAACCCTGCCGACAAGCCAGCCTGGGCCCGAGAG GTGGAAGAGAGAACAAGGATGAACAAACAGCAGAACTCTCCCTTGGCCAAGAGCAAGCCAGGCAGCGCAGGGCCTGAGCCCCCCGTCCCCCAGGCCTCCCCCGGGCCCCCAGGACCCCTTTCCCAAACTCCTCCTATGCAGAGGCCGGTAGAGCCCCAGGAGGGACCGCACAAG AGCCTGGTGGCACACCGGGTCCCACTGAAGCCATATGCAGCGCCTGTACCCCGCTCCCAGTCCCTGCAGGACCAACCCACCCGAAACCTGGCTGCCTTCCCCGCCTCCCACGACCCCGACCCCGCTGTGCCCGCACCCACCGCCACGCCGAGTGCCCGAGGAGCTGTCATCCGGCAGAACTCAGACCCCACTTCCGAAGGGCCTGGCCCCAGCCCGAACCCCCCAGCCTGGGTCCGGCCTGATAATGAGGCCCCTCCAAAG gTGCCTCAGAGGACCTCATCAATCGCCACTGCCCTTAACACCAGTGGGGCCGGAGGGTCCCGGCCAGCGCAGGCGGTCCGTGCTAG ACCTCGCAGCAACTCCGCCTGGCAAATCTATCTGCAAAGGCGGGCAGAGCGGGGCAGCCCCAAGCCTCCAGGGCCCCCCGCTCCGCCCCCCGGCCCGCCCAACGCCTGTAG TAACCCCGACCTCAGGAGGAGCGACCCCGGCTGGGAGCGCTCAGACAGCGTCCTCCCGGCCTCTCACGGGCACCTCCCACAAGCCGGCTCGCTGGAGCGGAACCGGGTGGGAG CCTCCTCCAAACTGGACAACTCCCCTGTGCTCTCTCCTGGAAACAAAGCCAAGCCCGATGACCACCGCTCGCGGCCAGGCCGGCCCGCA AGCTATAAGCGAGCCATTGGTGAG GATTTCGTCCTACTGAAAGAGCGGACCCTGGACGAGGCCCCCCGGCCTCCCAAGAAGGCCATGGACTACTCGTCGTCCAGCGAGGAGGTGGAGAGCAGCGAGGATGAGGAAGAGGAGAGCAATGGCGAGCCGTCAGAGGGGAGCAGAGACGCCCCTGGGGCCCG CAGCGATGGAGACACAGACAGCGTCAGCACCATGGTGGTCCACGACGTGGAGGAGATAGCCGGGCCCCAGACCCCCTATGGGGGTGGCACCATGGTGGTCCAGCGA ACCCCCGAGGAGGAGCGCAGCCTGCTGCACGCCGACAGCAATGGCTACACAAACCTGCCAGACGTGGTGCAGCCCAGCCACTCGCCCACTGAGAGCAGCAAAGGTCAAAGCCCCCCCTTGAAGGATGGAGGCAGTGAC TACCAGTCTCGTGGGCTGGTAAAAGCCCCCGGCAAGAGCTCGTTTACGATGTTTGTGGACCTGGGGATCTACCAGCCCGGAGGCAGTGGGGACACCATTCCCATTACAG CCCTGGTGGGTGGAGAGGGCAGTCGGCTCGATCAGCTACAGTACGACGTGAGGAAAGGCTCTGTGGTCAACGTGAACCCCACCAACACCCGGGCCCACAGCGAAACCCCCGAGATTCGGAAGTACAAGAAGCGGTTCAATTCCGAGATCCTCTGTGCGGCCCTTTGGG GGCTCCTCTTGCAGGGGTCAACCTGCTGGTGGGCACGGAGAACGGGCTGA